The Bacillus vallismortis genome window below encodes:
- a CDS encoding Bax inhibitor-1/YccA family protein: MQATVHESKQSIMQRILTVFVFTLLIATVGLFIGQFVPAALMLPLSILEVGMIILAFWMRRKKAVGYAFVYTFAFVSGITLFPIVSHYASIAGAYVVLEAFGSTFVIFAVLGTIGAKMKKDLSFLSSFLLVAVLALVAVGIFNIFSPLNSAAMMAYSVIGTIVFSLYILYDLNQIKHRHITEDLIPVMALSLYLDFINLFINLLRFFGILSSDD; this comes from the coding sequence ATGCAAGCTACGGTTCACGAGAGTAAGCAATCGATCATGCAGCGTATTTTGACAGTCTTTGTTTTCACATTATTAATCGCGACTGTCGGTCTTTTTATCGGCCAATTTGTTCCTGCCGCTTTGATGCTGCCGCTTTCTATTCTTGAAGTGGGAATGATTATTCTGGCCTTCTGGATGCGCAGAAAAAAAGCGGTTGGGTATGCGTTTGTATATACATTCGCGTTTGTTTCCGGCATCACCTTATTTCCGATCGTCAGCCACTACGCTTCCATCGCCGGCGCCTATGTCGTGCTTGAAGCCTTTGGTTCTACATTTGTCATTTTTGCTGTTCTAGGCACAATCGGCGCGAAAATGAAGAAGGATTTATCCTTCCTGTCGTCATTTCTGCTAGTTGCCGTGCTCGCACTTGTAGCGGTCGGCATTTTCAACATTTTCAGTCCGTTAAACTCAGCGGCGATGATGGCGTATTCCGTGATCGGAACCATCGTCTTTTCCCTTTACATTTTGTATGATTTGAACCAAATCAAACACCGCCATATTACGGAAGACTTAATTCCGGTTATGGCATTATCGCTGTACCTTGACTTTATCAACTTGTTCATCAACCTGCTTCGTTTCTTCGGCATTTTGAGCAGCGATGATTAA
- a CDS encoding DUF3900 domain-containing protein, whose protein sequence is MDFEIRFLSFYVIQVEGKDEQANKQFKHFQTLDTGEFEESELKDFLDGELKKIVKRKADRHPQSEQVPTKIGHFIVEPGHELDSNPNYNMFNRARLAETKEDFNELSEQFVRTYLDTSAVRGGVFLVASAVPRKYFDESFVFIMKCDFEPKVARISDASSLIKKVEMAITTKNMKSIQYPYMPEEGMIEEGELKIHQSSHARYFEDFLKFVEYGESMPEIMKHQVMNMVQEHVYETFEDNSEELKQFEQDIEIWEASEKREIQERLDTHQVIEASAQIIEHTPEAQLKMKVGDTEIKGLLADFGESIHLAKVNGRYVALIEAETISFEKGSSPVEFYKPEGLHEVIERIRNKTEQE, encoded by the coding sequence ATGGATTTTGAAATTCGATTTTTATCCTTTTATGTCATACAGGTGGAAGGCAAGGATGAGCAGGCGAACAAGCAGTTCAAGCACTTCCAAACCCTTGATACGGGTGAATTTGAAGAAAGCGAGCTGAAGGACTTTCTAGACGGAGAACTGAAAAAAATCGTCAAACGGAAAGCCGACCGCCATCCGCAGTCTGAGCAGGTGCCGACGAAAATCGGCCATTTTATCGTCGAACCCGGCCACGAGCTTGATTCCAACCCGAACTACAACATGTTCAACCGGGCGCGCCTGGCGGAAACAAAAGAAGACTTTAACGAGCTGAGCGAGCAGTTCGTCCGCACGTACCTCGACACGAGCGCGGTCCGCGGCGGCGTGTTCCTTGTGGCTTCGGCCGTTCCGAGAAAATACTTCGACGAGTCGTTTGTCTTTATTATGAAATGTGATTTCGAGCCGAAAGTCGCCCGCATTTCAGACGCGTCTTCTCTCATTAAAAAAGTCGAAATGGCGATTACGACAAAAAACATGAAAAGCATCCAATACCCGTACATGCCGGAGGAAGGAATGATCGAGGAAGGCGAGCTGAAAATCCACCAATCCTCGCACGCCCGCTATTTCGAGGACTTTCTCAAATTCGTCGAGTACGGCGAATCAATGCCGGAAATCATGAAACACCAGGTCATGAACATGGTGCAGGAGCACGTCTACGAGACATTTGAAGACAACAGCGAAGAGCTGAAGCAATTTGAACAAGACATCGAAATTTGGGAAGCAAGCGAAAAACGCGAAATCCAAGAGCGCCTCGACACCCATCAGGTCATCGAAGCCTCCGCCCAAATCATCGAGCACACCCCGGAAGCCCAGCTGAAAATGAAAGTCGGAGATACCGAGATTAAGGGATTGCTAGCTGATTTTGGCGAGTCGATTCATCTCGCAAAAGTGAACGGGCGCTATGTCGCGCTGATTGAAGCCGAAACGATTTCATTTGAGAAGGGCAGTTCCCCGGTGGAGTTTTATAAGCCTGAGGGGCTGCATGAGGTGATTGAGCGGATACGGAATAAAACAGAGCAAGAATAA
- the cypD gene encoding bifunctional P-450/NADPH--P450 reductase, with amino-acid sequence MKETSPIPQPKTFGPLGNLPLIDKDKPTISLIKLAEEQGPIFQIHTPAGTTIVVSGHELVKEVCDEERFDKSIEGALEKVRAFSGDGLFTSWTHEPNWRKAHNILMPTFSQRAMKDYHEKMVDIAVQLIQKWARLNPNEAVDVPADMTRLTLDTIGLCGFNYRFNSYYRETPHPFINSMVRALDEAMHQMQRLDFQDKLMVRTKRQFHHDIQTMFSLVDSIIAERKADGDQGEKDLLARMLKVEDPETGEKLDDENIRFQIITFLIAGHETTSGLLSFAIYFLLNHPDKLKKAYEEVDRVLTDAAPTYKQVLELKYIRMILNESLRLWPTAPAFSLYPKEDTVIGGKYPITTKDRISVLIPQLHRDRDAWGEDAEEFRPERFEQQDQVPHHAYKPFGNGQRACIGMQFALHEATLVLGMILKYFTLIDHENYELDIKQTLTLKPGDFRIRVQTRNQEAIHADVPAADKAASDEQKEKAEAKGASVIGLNNRPLLVLYGSDTGTAEGVARELADTASLHGVRTEVAPLNDQIGKLPKEGAVVIVTSSYNGKPPSNAGQFVQWLQEIKPGELEGVRHAVFGCGDHNWASTYQDVPRFIDEQLAEKGATRFSARGEGDVSGDFEGQLDEWKKSMWADAIKAFGLELNENADKERSTLSLQFVRELGESPLARSYEAVHASIAENRELQSADSDRSTRHIEIALPPEVEYREGDHLGVLPRNSQTNVSRILHRFGLKGTDQVTLSASGRSAGHLPLGRPVSLQDLLSYSVEVQEAATRAQIRELAAFTVCPPHKRELEELAAEGVYQEHILKKRISMLDLLEQYEACDMPFERFLELLRPLKPRYYSISSSPRVNPEQASITVGVVRGPAWSGLGEYRGVASNDLAERHTGDDVVMFIRTPESRFQLPEDPETPIIMVGPGTGVAPFRGFLQARAALKREGKTLGEAHLYFGCRNDRDFIYRDELEQFEKDGIATVHTAFSRKEGMPKTYVQHLMADHAETLISILDRGGRLYVCGDGSKMAPDVEAALQKAHQAVHGTGEQEAQNWLKHLQDTGAYAKDVWSGI; translated from the coding sequence ATGAAGGAAACAAGCCCGATTCCTCAGCCGAAGACGTTTGGGCCGCTTGGCAATCTGCCTTTAATTGATAAAGACAAACCGACGATTTCGCTGATCAAACTGGCGGAAGAGCAGGGGCCAATTTTTCAAATCCATACACCTGCGGGCACGACTATTGTGGTGTCCGGCCATGAGTTGGTGAAGGAGGTTTGTGATGAAGAGCGATTTGACAAAAGCATTGAAGGCGCCTTGGAGAAGGTTCGCGCGTTTTCGGGTGACGGATTGTTTACAAGCTGGACGCATGAGCCTAACTGGAGAAAAGCGCACAACATTCTGATGCCGACGTTCAGCCAGCGGGCAATGAAGGATTATCATGAAAAAATGGTCGATATCGCTGTTCAGCTCATCCAAAAGTGGGCCAGGCTCAATCCGAATGAAGCAGTCGATGTTCCCGCTGATATGACGCGGCTGACGCTGGACACGATTGGGCTGTGCGGGTTTAACTATCGCTTTAACAGCTATTACAGAGAAACGCCCCATCCGTTTATCAACAGCATGGTGCGCGCGCTCGATGAAGCGATGCACCAGATGCAGCGGCTTGATTTTCAAGATAAGCTTATGGTGAGGACAAAGCGACAATTTCATCATGATATTCAAACGATGTTTTCGTTAGTCGACAGCATTATTGCAGAGCGCAAGGCGGATGGGGATCAGGGTGAAAAAGATTTGCTCGCCCGCATGCTGAAGGTGGAAGATCCTGAGACCGGAGAAAAGCTTGACGATGAAAATATTCGTTTTCAGATCATTACGTTTTTGATTGCCGGACATGAAACAACGAGCGGCCTGCTATCCTTTGCGATCTACTTTTTATTGAATCATCCCGACAAACTGAAAAAGGCGTATGAAGAGGTCGACCGGGTGCTGACGGATGCAGCGCCGACCTACAAACAAGTGCTTGAGCTGAAATACATCCGGATGATTTTAAATGAATCCCTGCGTTTATGGCCGACAGCCCCGGCTTTCAGCCTTTATCCAAAGGAAGACACAGTCATTGGCGGAAAGTACCCGATTACGACGAAAGACAGAATTTCTGTGCTGATTCCGCAGCTTCACCGAGATCGAGACGCTTGGGGAGAGGATGCCGAGGAATTCCGTCCAGAACGGTTCGAACAGCAGGACCAGGTGCCCCATCATGCGTACAAACCGTTCGGAAATGGACAGCGGGCCTGTATCGGTATGCAGTTTGCCCTTCATGAAGCCACACTTGTGCTGGGCATGATATTAAAATATTTCACGTTGATTGATCATGAGAATTATGAGCTTGATATCAAGCAAACCTTGACACTCAAGCCGGGCGATTTTCGTATCAGGGTTCAAACACGGAACCAGGAAGCCATTCATGCCGACGTCCCGGCAGCTGACAAGGCGGCGTCTGATGAGCAAAAAGAGAAAGCGGAAGCAAAGGGCGCATCGGTCATCGGCCTCAACAACCGGCCGCTTCTCGTTCTGTATGGCTCTGATACCGGCACCGCGGAAGGCGTCGCCCGGGAGCTTGCCGATACAGCCAGTCTTCACGGCGTAAGAACTGAAGTGGCGCCTCTGAACGACCAGATTGGAAAGCTGCCGAAAGAGGGAGCGGTAGTCATTGTGACCTCTTCCTATAACGGAAAACCGCCAAGCAATGCGGGGCAGTTCGTGCAGTGGCTTCAAGAGATCAAACCGGGTGAGCTTGAGGGCGTCCGTCACGCCGTATTTGGCTGCGGTGATCATAATTGGGCGAGCACGTATCAGGACGTGCCGAGATTCATTGATGAGCAGCTTGCGGAGAAAGGCGCGACTCGGTTTTCTGCGCGCGGAGAAGGTGATGTAAGCGGTGATTTTGAAGGGCAGCTTGACGAGTGGAAAAAAAGCATGTGGGCGGACGCCATCAAAGCATTCGGACTGGAGCTTAATGAAAACGCCGATAAGGAACGAAGCACGCTGAGCCTCCAGTTTGTCAGAGAGCTTGGAGAGTCCCCGCTGGCCCGATCGTACGAAGCGGTTCACGCATCTATCGCCGAAAATCGTGAACTCCAGTCCGCGGACAGCGATCGCAGCACTCGCCATATCGAAATCGCATTGCCGCCGGAGGTTGAATATCGTGAGGGGGATCATCTTGGCGTATTGCCGAGGAACAGCCAAACCAATGTCAGCCGGATTCTTCACCGCTTCGGTCTGAAGGGAACCGACCAAGTGACACTGTCGGCAAGCGGGCGCAGTGCGGGGCATTTGCCTTTAGGCCGACCTGTCAGCCTGCAAGACCTTCTTAGCTACAGCGTCGAGGTGCAGGAAGCCGCCACTAGGGCGCAAATCCGGGAGCTGGCGGCGTTTACTGTCTGTCCGCCTCATAAACGCGAATTGGAAGAACTGGCGGCAGAGGGTGTCTACCAGGAACACATATTGAAAAAACGGATTTCCATGCTAGACCTGCTTGAACAATATGAAGCGTGCGACATGCCGTTTGAACGATTTTTAGAGCTTTTACGGCCATTAAAACCAAGATATTACTCGATTTCCAGCTCGCCAAGGGTGAATCCGGAGCAAGCATCCATTACAGTCGGTGTTGTGCGCGGTCCTGCATGGAGCGGTCTTGGCGAGTACAGGGGCGTGGCTTCAAATGACTTAGCTGAGCGCCATACGGGTGATGATGTCGTGATGTTTATCCGCACACCGGAATCCCGGTTTCAGCTTCCGGAAGACCCGGAAACCCCGATCATTATGGTCGGTCCGGGCACAGGGGTAGCGCCATTCCGCGGCTTTCTCCAAGCGCGCGCAGCTTTAAAGCGAGAGGGAAAAACGCTCGGCGAAGCTCATCTCTATTTCGGATGCAGGAACGATCGTGATTTTATTTACCGGGATGAGCTTGAGCAGTTTGAAAAAGACGGAATCGCCACTGTCCACACAGCTTTTTCCAGAAAAGAAGGCATGCCGAAAACGTATGTTCAGCATCTCATGGCTGATCATGCAGAAACATTAATTTCAATTCTTGATCGCGGAGGCAGGCTCTACGTATGCGGCGACGGCAGCAAAATGGCCCCAGATGTGGAGGCCGCACTGCAAAAAGCGCATCAGGCTGTTCATGGCACCGGCGAACAAGAAGCGCAAAACTGGCTGAAACATCTGCAGGATACGGGCGCGTATGCTAAAGATGTCTGGTCAGGGATATAG
- the ltaS1 gene encoding lipoteichoic acid synthase LtaS1, with product MKKLFSYKLSFFVLAVILFWAKTYLSYKAEFNLGVKGTTQEILLVFNPFSSAVFFLGLALLAKGRKSAIIMLIIDFVMTFVLYANILFYRFFDDFLTFPNIKQSGNVGNMGDGIFSIMAAHDIFYFLDIMILIAVLIWRPELKEYKMKKRFASLVILSGVALFFINLHYAEKDRPQLLTRTFDRNYIVKYLGLYNYTIYDGVQTAQTESQRAYASSDDLTSVENYTTSHYAKPNAEYFGSAKGKNIIKIHLESFQTFLIDYKLNGEEVTPFLNKLAHGAEDMMYFDNFFHQTGQGKTSDAELTMDNSIFGLPEGSAFVTKGENTYQSLPAILDQKEGYTSAVMHGDYKSFWNRDQVYKHIGYDEFFDASSYDMSEENLVNMGLKDKPFFTESIPKLESLKQPFYAHLITLTHHYPFNLDEKDATIKKATTGDKTVDNYFQTARYLDESLEQFFKELKEAGLYDNSVIMLYGDHNGISENHNRAMKEILGKEITDYQNAQNQRVPLMIRVPGKKGGVNHTYGGEIDVMPTLLHLQGIDSQKYINFGTDLLSKDHDDTVAFRNGDFVTPKYTSVDNIIYDTKTGEKLEANEETKNLKTRVSQQLSLSDSVLYKDLLRFHKLSDFKAVDPSDYHYGKEKEIK from the coding sequence ATGAAGAAACTTTTCTCTTACAAACTTAGCTTTTTTGTGCTGGCTGTTATACTGTTTTGGGCAAAAACGTATTTATCCTACAAGGCAGAGTTTAACCTAGGGGTAAAAGGCACAACCCAGGAGATCCTCCTGGTATTTAACCCGTTCTCAAGCGCTGTCTTCTTTTTAGGACTGGCTTTGCTTGCGAAAGGGCGCAAATCAGCGATTATCATGCTGATAATCGATTTTGTGATGACATTTGTGTTATACGCGAATATTTTATTCTATCGTTTCTTTGACGATTTCTTGACGTTCCCGAACATTAAACAGTCCGGCAACGTCGGAAACATGGGAGACGGGATTTTCAGCATCATGGCCGCTCATGATATTTTCTATTTCTTAGATATTATGATTTTGATTGCGGTATTGATCTGGAGACCTGAATTAAAAGAATACAAAATGAAAAAACGCTTTGCGTCTTTGGTGATCCTTTCCGGGGTCGCACTGTTTTTCATCAACCTGCACTATGCGGAAAAAGACCGACCGCAGCTGCTGACAAGAACGTTTGACCGCAATTATATCGTGAAATATTTAGGTCTTTACAATTACACCATTTATGACGGTGTGCAGACGGCTCAAACGGAATCACAAAGAGCCTACGCCAGCAGCGATGATTTAACAAGTGTCGAGAATTACACGACGTCTCATTATGCGAAACCGAATGCCGAGTACTTCGGTTCTGCCAAAGGCAAAAACATCATTAAGATTCACCTGGAAAGCTTCCAGACATTCCTGATTGATTATAAGCTGAACGGTGAAGAGGTGACGCCTTTCTTAAATAAACTCGCACACGGCGCAGAAGATATGATGTATTTTGATAACTTTTTCCATCAAACCGGCCAGGGAAAAACATCCGATGCCGAGCTGACAATGGACAACTCCATCTTCGGCCTTCCTGAAGGCTCCGCGTTTGTGACGAAGGGCGAAAACACATACCAGTCGCTTCCGGCGATTTTAGACCAGAAGGAAGGCTACACAAGCGCTGTTATGCATGGTGACTACAAATCATTCTGGAACCGTGACCAGGTTTATAAACATATTGGGTATGACGAGTTCTTCGACGCAAGCAGTTATGACATGTCTGAAGAAAACCTCGTGAATATGGGACTCAAGGATAAGCCGTTCTTTACAGAATCGATTCCAAAACTTGAATCTCTTAAACAGCCGTTTTACGCGCATTTGATTACGTTGACACACCATTATCCGTTTAACCTGGATGAAAAAGATGCGACCATTAAGAAAGCGACAACGGGTGATAAAACAGTTGATAATTACTTCCAGACAGCCCGTTACCTTGACGAGTCGCTTGAGCAATTCTTCAAGGAACTGAAGGAAGCCGGCCTTTATGACAATTCAGTCATTATGCTTTACGGTGACCACAACGGTATTTCTGAAAACCATAACCGCGCAATGAAAGAGATTCTCGGAAAAGAAATTACAGATTACCAAAACGCGCAGAACCAGCGCGTGCCTCTGATGATCCGCGTGCCTGGCAAAAAAGGCGGAGTGAACCATACGTATGGCGGCGAAATTGACGTTATGCCGACACTTCTGCACTTGCAAGGTATTGATTCGCAGAAATATATCAACTTCGGCACTGATTTATTGTCTAAAGACCACGATGATACAGTGGCGTTCAGAAACGGCGACTTCGTGACGCCGAAGTACACATCAGTCGACAATATCATTTACGATACGAAGACAGGTGAAAAACTGGAAGCGAATGAAGAAACGAAGAATCTGAAAACAAGAGTGAGCCAGCAGCTGAGTCTCTCAGACAGTGTCCTGTACAAAGACTTGCTGAGATTCCACAAACTGAGTGATTTCAAAGCCGTTGATCCGTCTGACTATCATTACGGCAAGGAAAAAGAAATCAAATAA
- a CDS encoding glucose-1-phosphate cytidylyltransferase: protein MKAVILCGGKGTRMSEVTNDIPKPLAMIGGKPILWHIMKIYQYYGVNEFILLLGYKGEKIKEYFLDYEWKHNSLTLDSSTGEVQMLGQPETWKMTFLETGEDTLTAGRILQAKDYIGDETFLLTYGDGLANINLFHLISYHQAKGAAATVTGIDKVSQFGTLTVEDGMAKTFSEKTSSDGIINGGFFVLSPKVFEYLPKDGNMMFEDEPLKNLAKDGELAVYRHYGFWTAIDTYKNLLEVNKMWDQGQQVWKVW, encoded by the coding sequence ATGAAAGCGGTCATTCTCTGCGGCGGAAAAGGAACGAGAATGAGTGAAGTCACGAACGACATTCCTAAACCGCTCGCCATGATAGGCGGCAAACCGATTCTATGGCATATTATGAAAATCTATCAGTACTACGGAGTAAACGAGTTTATTCTGCTTTTGGGCTATAAAGGAGAAAAAATCAAAGAATACTTTCTCGATTATGAATGGAAGCACAACAGCCTGACTCTCGACAGCTCTACGGGAGAGGTGCAGATGCTGGGGCAGCCTGAAACGTGGAAAATGACGTTTTTGGAGACAGGGGAAGACACGCTGACAGCCGGAAGAATTTTGCAGGCAAAAGACTATATCGGCGATGAAACGTTTCTGCTCACCTATGGGGACGGGCTGGCCAATATCAATCTTTTCCATCTCATCAGCTATCATCAGGCAAAAGGTGCTGCCGCGACTGTCACCGGTATTGACAAAGTCTCGCAGTTCGGCACCTTGACGGTTGAAGACGGCATGGCGAAAACATTTTCTGAGAAAACATCGAGTGACGGAATCATCAATGGCGGATTCTTTGTTCTCAGTCCCAAGGTTTTCGAATATTTGCCGAAGGACGGGAACATGATGTTCGAAGATGAACCGCTGAAGAACCTTGCCAAAGACGGAGAACTTGCCGTGTACCGCCATTACGGATTTTGGACGGCCATCGATACGTATAAAAATCTCTTAGAAGTCAACAAAATGTGGGATCAAGGACAACAAGTATGGAAGGTATGGTGA
- a CDS encoding GDP-mannose 4,6-dehydratase, with protein sequence MSFWKNKNVFVTGCTGLLGSYLVKELIEQGANVTGLVRDHVPESNLYQGEHIKKMNIVRGSLEDLPVIERTLGEYEIDTVFHLAAQAIVGVANRNPISTFEANILGTWNVLEACRKHPLIKRVIVASSDKAYGDQENLPYDENMPLQGKHPYDVSKSCADLISHTYYHTYGVPVCITRCGNLYGGGDLNFNRIIPQTIQLVLNGEAPEIRSDGTFVRDYFYIEDAVQAYLLLAEKMEENNLAGEAFNFSNEIQLTVLELVEKILKKMGSSLKPKVLNQGSNEIKHQYLSAEKARKLLHWTPVYTIDEGLEKTIEWYTEFFKK encoded by the coding sequence TTGAGTTTCTGGAAAAATAAAAACGTATTTGTCACGGGGTGTACAGGTCTTTTAGGAAGCTATTTGGTGAAAGAACTGATCGAACAGGGCGCCAACGTGACGGGGCTTGTCAGAGATCATGTGCCGGAATCCAATCTTTATCAGGGAGAACATATCAAGAAAATGAACATCGTGCGGGGCTCTCTTGAAGACTTGCCTGTGATTGAACGCACGCTTGGCGAGTATGAAATTGACACAGTCTTTCACCTCGCCGCACAAGCGATTGTCGGCGTGGCAAACCGCAACCCGATTTCCACCTTTGAAGCGAATATCCTCGGTACGTGGAATGTTCTTGAAGCCTGCCGGAAGCACCCATTAATCAAGAGGGTCATTGTCGCTTCAAGTGATAAAGCTTACGGCGACCAAGAGAACCTTCCGTACGATGAAAATATGCCGCTGCAAGGCAAACATCCGTACGACGTCTCGAAAAGCTGCGCAGATCTGATCAGCCACACGTATTATCACACATACGGGGTTCCGGTCTGCATCACGCGCTGCGGAAACCTGTACGGCGGCGGGGATTTGAACTTCAACCGCATCATTCCGCAAACGATTCAGCTTGTGCTGAACGGGGAAGCGCCGGAAATCCGCAGCGATGGCACGTTTGTCCGCGACTACTTTTATATCGAAGATGCCGTTCAGGCTTATTTGCTTCTGGCAGAAAAAATGGAAGAAAACAATCTTGCCGGAGAGGCCTTTAACTTCAGCAATGAGATTCAGCTGACCGTACTTGAACTGGTTGAAAAAATATTGAAGAAAATGGGCAGCAGCCTGAAGCCAAAGGTGCTGAATCAGGGAAGCAATGAAATCAAACATCAATATTTATCCGCGGAAAAAGCGAGAAAGCTGCTGCATTGGACACCGGTCTACACCATTGATGAGGGACTTGAAAAAACGATTGAGTGGTATACGGAATTCTTCAAAAAGTAA